From one Candidatus Deferrimicrobiaceae bacterium genomic stretch:
- a CDS encoding DUF445 domain-containing protein produces MTGFTVLTLSLHQEWVRGPFWVIAASAFEAGTIGGVADWFAVTALFREVRIPLIRRHTNIIVKNRARIVDGIADMVQNRWLSPAVIEEHLGRFSASRALLEYLGDGSRREKLLVVLRDLLGKIVEGLDGPEIAGFLSRTLQDQVKGIDLAGPLGVWMEQAIARRDHDAVWDLLLKSLTRSLGDPEIEGLFRRLSRQALDAYKEGGLHRKVVLNIAEAVDLLDDRTVARALLDNLSVFVQEARGNPGHPIRQNLDAMLLDFARALSSGDPEAVSTVNTLRARLVENTDAVEVIRKVLGQFRATALAQLDHPDSDLASLMRRFLNERLSEFARDADAQEKLDAWVRETAVELVRKRHAYIGDMVRGSLEKLRDIDLAAQIESKVGSDLQYIRLNGAIVGALVGAVLAIFRIYLF; encoded by the coding sequence GTGACCGGGTTCACGGTCCTTACGCTTTCGCTTCACCAGGAGTGGGTCCGTGGCCCGTTCTGGGTCATTGCGGCGTCGGCCTTCGAGGCCGGGACGATCGGCGGGGTGGCCGACTGGTTCGCGGTGACGGCCCTGTTTCGCGAAGTCCGGATCCCGCTGATCCGGCGGCACACCAACATCATCGTCAAGAACCGCGCCCGGATCGTCGACGGCATCGCGGACATGGTGCAGAACCGCTGGCTCTCCCCCGCGGTCATCGAGGAGCACCTCGGTCGGTTTTCCGCCTCCCGGGCCCTCCTGGAATACCTGGGGGACGGGTCCCGGCGGGAGAAGCTGCTCGTGGTGCTGCGAGACCTGCTGGGGAAAATCGTCGAAGGACTGGACGGGCCGGAGATCGCGGGCTTTCTTTCCCGGACGCTTCAGGACCAGGTGAAGGGGATCGACCTGGCGGGACCCCTGGGAGTCTGGATGGAGCAGGCGATCGCCCGGAGGGACCACGACGCCGTGTGGGACCTCCTGCTCAAATCCCTGACCCGTTCCCTCGGGGACCCGGAGATCGAGGGCCTGTTCCGGAGGCTTTCCCGGCAGGCGCTTGACGCCTACAAGGAGGGCGGTCTCCACAGGAAGGTGGTTCTCAATATCGCCGAGGCGGTGGACCTCCTGGACGACCGGACGGTCGCCCGGGCCCTTCTCGACAACCTTTCGGTCTTCGTGCAGGAGGCGAGGGGGAACCCCGGTCACCCGATCCGGCAGAATCTGGACGCCATGCTGCTCGATTTCGCGCGAGCCCTTTCCTCGGGCGACCCCGAGGCGGTTTCCACGGTGAACACCCTGCGGGCCCGGCTGGTCGAGAACACCGACGCGGTGGAGGTCATCCGGAAGGTCCTTGGGCAGTTCCGGGCGACGGCTCTGGCGCAGCTCGACCACCCCGATTCGGACCTCGCGTCGCTGATGCGCAGATTCCTCAACGAGAGGCTTTCGGAGTTCGCCCGGGACGCAGACGCGCAGGAAAAACTGGACGCATGGGTCCGCGAAACGGCCGTGGAGCTCGTCCGGAAGCGCCATGCCTACATCGGGGATATGGTCCGTGGGAGCCTGGAGAAGCTGCGCGACATCGACCTTGCGGCCCAGATCGAATCGAAGGTGGGTTCGGACCTCCAGTATATCCGTTTGAACGGGGCCATCGTCGGGGCGCTGGTGGGGGCGGTCCTCGCGATTTTCCGGATCTACCTGTTTTAG
- the tpx gene encoding thiol peroxidase, which yields MQERKGVITFKGNPMTLLGPEIRVGDKAPDFRVVDTALAPVTLRDFRGKVKVISAVPSLDTPTCDTETRRFNQEAAKLPGNVVVLTISLDLPFAQKRWCAAAGVDKVKTLSDYQDRSFASAYGVLIKELKLLSRSIFVVDGKDVVRYVQHVGEVAKEPDYAAVLGAVKGLL from the coding sequence ATGCAGGAGCGTAAAGGAGTCATAACGTTCAAGGGGAACCCGATGACGCTTCTCGGGCCGGAGATCCGGGTGGGGGACAAGGCGCCCGATTTCCGGGTGGTGGACACCGCGCTTGCGCCGGTGACCCTGAGGGACTTCCGGGGGAAGGTGAAGGTGATCAGCGCCGTTCCCTCGCTGGACACGCCGACGTGCGACACGGAGACCCGCCGGTTCAACCAGGAGGCGGCGAAACTGCCGGGGAACGTGGTCGTGCTGACCATCAGCCTCGATCTCCCCTTCGCCCAGAAACGGTGGTGCGCCGCGGCGGGCGTGGACAAGGTGAAGACGCTGTCCGACTACCAGGATCGCTCCTTCGCCTCCGCCTACGGGGTGCTGATCAAGGAACTGAAGCTTCTGTCCCGGTCCATCTTCGTCGTGGACGGCAAGGACGTGGTCCGGTACGTCCAGCACGTGGGGGAGGTGGCCAAGGAGCCCGACTACGCCGCCGTCCTTGGCGCCGTGAAGGGCCTGCTGTAG